A part of Streptomyces sp. NBC_01497 genomic DNA contains:
- a CDS encoding muconolactone Delta-isomerase family protein, producing the protein MKEYLVELTTTIPAGTDPAEVDRRRAAEAVRAGELTADGHLVRLWRPVGELRSIGLWRADDESDLRENVLGTLPLHIWMTPVITPVEPHPNDPGDPALAR; encoded by the coding sequence GTGAAGGAATACCTGGTCGAACTGACCACGACGATCCCGGCAGGCACCGACCCCGCCGAAGTCGACCGGCGACGGGCGGCCGAGGCCGTGCGTGCCGGGGAACTCACCGCCGACGGGCACCTGGTGCGCCTGTGGCGACCGGTGGGCGAGCTGCGCAGCATCGGCCTGTGGCGCGCCGACGACGAGAGCGATCTGCGCGAGAACGTGCTCGGCACCCTCCCGCTCCACATCTGGATGACACCGGTGATCACCCCGGTCGAGCCGCACCCCAACGATCCGGGGGACCCGGCGCTCGCCCGGTAG